The Methanobacterium sp. BAmetb5 genome includes a region encoding these proteins:
- a CDS encoding PAS domain S-box protein has product MAEEIRVLILEDVPLDAELIETQLKREGLQFTSRIVEKEEDYRRELAEFQPSIILADHSLPQFDGITAMNLAREITPNTPFIFVSGKIGEDFAVEMLKEGATDYVLKNNLTKLPHSVKRALKEAKEKLEKFKAQEAIKEREEKYRTLFEYFPNYVVVLGLDGKIIDLNHAAAKFSPLSREDTIGMNFNDLQSITGEDSVYYQELFSRYLNGEEVGPFESRLISRDGEIRLMEVYPAPLLKNGELFAVQVIAQDITDRKKAETEINASLKEKEMLLGEINGRVRNYMNIISSLLELQSVYMKNEENREVLKDNKNRVKSMLLIHDGFSQSEDFALIDFSQYIKKLIELIVSSYHVDTDRIKMKTHTDGLMLDIDAAIPCGLIINELLTNAVKHAFPGTMEGEICVEFGLDNHDNNVLLVKDNGVGLSSDIQFKDSGTMGFQLVNTLVNQLEGSIILSKNKGTTFQILWSRSEY; this is encoded by the coding sequence ATGGCGGAAGAAATAAGAGTTCTAATATTAGAGGATGTGCCACTGGACGCTGAACTAATAGAAACTCAGCTCAAACGTGAGGGACTTCAATTCACATCCAGAATCGTGGAGAAAGAAGAGGATTACCGGAGAGAATTGGCAGAATTCCAGCCGAGTATCATCCTGGCCGATCATTCACTGCCCCAATTTGATGGTATCACGGCCATGAACCTGGCCCGGGAAATCACCCCTAACACGCCTTTTATCTTTGTAAGTGGCAAGATAGGCGAGGATTTTGCAGTTGAAATGCTCAAAGAAGGAGCAACGGATTATGTCCTAAAAAATAACCTCACAAAACTTCCTCACTCCGTTAAAAGAGCTTTAAAAGAGGCTAAGGAGAAACTGGAGAAGTTTAAAGCCCAGGAAGCTATCAAAGAACGGGAAGAAAAATACAGAACTCTATTCGAATATTTCCCGAACTATGTGGTTGTTTTGGGGTTAGATGGTAAAATAATTGACCTTAACCATGCTGCGGCAAAATTCAGTCCCCTTTCACGTGAAGACACCATTGGCATGAACTTCAATGATCTACAATCCATCACTGGTGAGGATTCTGTGTATTACCAGGAGTTATTTTCCAGATACCTCAACGGAGAAGAGGTCGGGCCATTCGAGTCCCGTTTAATTTCCAGAGACGGGGAGATACGTTTAATGGAAGTTTATCCCGCACCTTTACTTAAGAACGGGGAATTATTCGCGGTTCAGGTGATAGCCCAGGATATTACCGATCGTAAAAAGGCGGAAACCGAGATAAACGCGTCTTTAAAAGAAAAGGAAATGCTCTTAGGAGAGATAAATGGCCGGGTTAGAAACTACATGAACATAATATCCAGCCTCCTGGAACTCCAGTCAGTGTACATGAAAAATGAAGAGAACCGGGAAGTCCTGAAAGATAACAAAAACCGGGTCAAATCAATGTTACTGATACACGATGGATTTTCCCAGTCAGAAGATTTCGCTCTCATCGACTTTTCCCAGTACATTAAAAAACTCATAGAACTCATTGTCAGTTCCTATCATGTAGACACAGATAGAATTAAGATGAAAACCCATACTGATGGGCTGATGCTGGATATCGATGCAGCAATTCCCTGTGGACTCATCATCAATGAACTTTTAACCAATGCCGTGAAACACGCCTTCCCAGGAACCATGGAAGGAGAGATATGTGTTGAATTTGGATTGGACAACCATGATAACAATGTTCTCCTGGTTAAAGACAATGGAGTGGGACTCTCTTCCGATATTCAATTTAAAGACAGTGGAACCATGGGCTTCCAACTGGTCAACACCCTGGTAAACCAACTAGAGGGCAGCATAATCCTTTCCAAAAATAAAGGAACCACTTTCCAGATTCTATGGTCTCGATCCGAATATTAG